DNA from Actinoplanes sp. SE50/110:
GGCCGAGGTCGTCGCCTACCTGGAGCAGCGCGGGCTGCCGTACACCACGTGGGCCGGCTGGCAGAGGCTGGACGCGCATGAGATCGCGCTGGGCGAGCCGCACGGCCGCAAGCGGATCAAGGTCGTCGCGCGCGACGAGATGACCGGGATCTGCAACAACTCCTGAGAGCGGGGGCCGGCCGGACATGGTGCGGCCGGCCACCCACTGAGCAGGGGTCAGAGCGGGCGGATGTTCTCCGCCTGCAGTCCCTTGGTGCCCTGGGTGACCTGGAACTCCACCCGCTGGTTCTCCTCCAGGCTGCGGAAGCCGGAGGTGGCGATCGCGGAGAAGTGCGCGAACACGTCCGGGCCGCCGTCATCCTGGGTGATGAAGCCGAAGCCCTTGTCGCTGTTGAACCATTTGACGGTGCCGGTGGCCATCGGAATCTCCTTGCCGCAAAAATAATACGCCCGGTGGGCGCAGCGTCACCGTAACACGCCGAGCACCGAAACCTCGGTGATCGCGGCGTCCTGCGCGGCGCCCAGCCCACTGATCCGGTACGTGGTCAGCTCCCGCAGCCACGCCGGCACGTGCCCCCGGCCGGGATCGCCGACCAGGATCTCCGCGCCGCGATCGGCCGCCCGGCGCAGGAAGGCGCCCATCCGGTCGGCCAGGGCGCTGTCGTAGAAGGCGTCCCCGACCAGCACGACCTCGGCGTCACCGGCGTCCCCGCCGAGCAGATCACCCTCGACCGTGGCCAGCCGCACCCGGTTCGCGTCGGCGTTCATCGCGGCCGCGGCACACGCGTACGGGTCGATGTCGTTGCCGGTCACGCTCGCCGCGCCGGCCTTGGCCGCGGCGATCGCCGCGACGCCG
Protein-coding regions in this window:
- a CDS encoding cold-shock protein is translated as MATGTVKWFNSDKGFGFITQDDGGPDVFAHFSAIATSGFRSLEENQRVEFQVTQGTKGLQAENIRPL
- a CDS encoding methyltransferase, whose protein sequence is MPGATGLPLAPFLASRADNYDGLRLVRPSFVPELVLHLADDAIVLEARLEAQAGTSYHPFWTNAWAGGQALARYVLDHPRLVAGRRVLDVACGGGVAAIAAAKAGAASVTGNDIDPYACAAAAMNADANRVRLATVEGDLLGGDAGDAEVVLVGDAFYDSALADRMGAFLRRAADRGAEILVGDPGRGHVPAWLRELTTYRISGLGAAQDAAITEVSVLGVLR